The following are from one region of the Ruficoccus sp. ZRK36 genome:
- a CDS encoding amidophosphoribosyltransferase: MSDQIKHECGIAIVRLLKPLGYYQEKYGSVLWGFNKLFLLMEKQHNRGQDGAGIGAVKLGMPPGEAFMFRERDNSRNPISKVIRKQLKIYNDLLDRDVIVPEFPWTVKEHWPFGAEVLMGHLRYGTSGGYAKTVCQPYFRKSPWPTRNLMLAGNFNMTNVEDLNQKLIGRGAHPIFDTDTQTVLEEIGYHLDEEHTRLYHELRDRKVPNDEIAGTISQKLEPADILAQASKDWDGGYAFGGLIGNGDAFLLRDPNGIRPAYYFQDDEVVAMASERVALMTIFEKDTDEVREVRPGHAVVVKHSGETYEKQVLVPQERRSCSFERIYFSRGNDPEIYAERKALGAALADQVTEGIGGDVSNSVFSFVPNTAEIAYYGLVDEMRHRCRSHYADEILEAQERGKLDRDTIDRILSKKWVRMEKVAHKDIKLRTFISQEKNRVQMASHVYDITYGVVKPDDHLVVVDDSIVRGTTLKRSIIRILSKTNPKKIIVASTAPQIRYPDCYGIDMSELGKFIAFQAAVELNKETGNEDVLQEIYADCVRELEKPPEQMKNCVKRLYEPFTDEQISAKIAQLVTPKKNGWKGKVQIIYQSIENLHAACPLNTGDWYFTGDYPTPGGMRVVNRAYIYYYEKKEGRSY, encoded by the coding sequence ATGTCCGACCAGATCAAACACGAGTGCGGGATTGCCATTGTGCGGCTTCTGAAGCCGCTTGGTTATTACCAGGAAAAGTATGGGAGTGTGCTGTGGGGCTTTAACAAGCTCTTTCTGCTCATGGAGAAGCAGCATAACCGCGGCCAGGACGGGGCCGGCATTGGGGCGGTCAAGCTCGGCATGCCCCCGGGCGAGGCGTTCATGTTCCGTGAGCGGGACAACAGCCGCAACCCGATCTCCAAGGTCATCCGCAAGCAGCTGAAAATTTACAACGACCTGCTCGACCGCGACGTCATCGTACCGGAGTTCCCGTGGACGGTGAAGGAGCACTGGCCCTTTGGGGCTGAGGTCCTGATGGGCCACCTGCGCTACGGCACCTCCGGCGGCTACGCCAAAACCGTCTGCCAGCCGTACTTCCGCAAGAGCCCCTGGCCCACCCGCAACCTCATGCTGGCGGGTAACTTCAACATGACCAATGTTGAGGACCTCAACCAAAAGCTCATCGGACGCGGCGCACATCCGATTTTTGACACCGACACGCAGACTGTGCTGGAGGAGATCGGCTACCATCTCGACGAGGAGCACACCCGCCTCTACCACGAGCTGCGCGACCGCAAGGTCCCCAACGACGAGATCGCCGGCACGATCAGCCAAAAGCTCGAACCCGCTGACATCCTCGCCCAGGCCTCCAAGGACTGGGACGGCGGCTACGCCTTTGGCGGGCTGATCGGTAACGGGGACGCCTTCCTCCTGCGCGATCCCAACGGCATCCGCCCCGCTTACTATTTCCAGGACGACGAGGTCGTGGCCATGGCCTCCGAGCGCGTCGCCCTGATGACGATTTTCGAAAAAGACACCGATGAGGTGCGCGAGGTGCGCCCCGGCCACGCAGTGGTCGTGAAGCACTCCGGCGAAACCTACGAGAAGCAGGTCCTCGTCCCGCAGGAGCGCCGCAGCTGCTCCTTTGAGCGCATTTATTTCTCCCGTGGCAATGACCCGGAGATCTACGCCGAGCGCAAGGCTCTCGGCGCAGCCCTCGCCGACCAGGTGACAGAGGGCATCGGCGGAGACGTCTCCAACAGCGTCTTCAGCTTCGTCCCCAACACCGCCGAGATCGCATACTACGGGCTAGTGGACGAGATGCGCCACCGCTGCCGCTCCCACTACGCCGATGAAATCCTGGAGGCCCAGGAAAGAGGTAAACTCGACCGCGACACCATCGACCGCATCCTCTCCAAGAAGTGGGTGCGCATGGAGAAAGTCGCCCACAAGGACATCAAGCTGCGCACCTTTATCTCGCAGGAGAAGAACCGCGTACAGATGGCCTCCCACGTTTACGACATCACCTACGGCGTCGTAAAGCCGGACGACCACCTCGTCGTGGTGGACGACTCGATCGTACGCGGCACCACCCTCAAGCGCTCCATCATCCGCATCCTTTCCAAGACCAACCCGAAAAAGATCATTGTCGCCTCGACCGCACCGCAGATCCGCTACCCGGACTGCTACGGCATCGACATGTCCGAGCTGGGTAAGTTCATCGCCTTCCAGGCAGCCGTCGAGCTGAACAAGGAAACCGGCAACGAAGACGTTTTACAGGAAATCTACGCCGACTGCGTGCGCGAGCTGGAGAAGCCGCCCGAGCAGATGAAGAACTGCGTCAAGCGCCTCTACGAGCCCTTCACCGACGAGCAGATCTCCGCCAAGATCGCCCAGCTCGTCACCCCGAAGAAAAACGGCTGGAAGGGCAAGGTGCAGATCATTTACCAGTCCATCGAGAATCTTCACGCGGCATGCCCGCTCAATACCGGCGACTGGTACTTCACCGGCGACTATCCCACCCCCGGCGGGATGCGCGTCGTCAACCGTGCCTACATCTACTACTACGAGAAAAAAGAAGGCCGCAGCTACTGA
- the purQ gene encoding phosphoribosylformylglycinamidine synthase subunit PurQ, with translation MRVAILQFPGSNCDTDALHAMRDVLGVDAQLVWHKEDSLSGYDAVVLPGGFSYGDYLRCGAIARFSPVMTALKAFAEAGGPVIGICNGFQILCEAGLLPGALVRNTCLEFRCITSELIVEDSNELFNAGKLGERIRIPIAHGEGNYRIDAEGLEKLEANKQVLFRYAENPNGSLNDIAGIRSERGNVIGMMPHPERAVEPFMPSTDGLPILRAFLELAAVAT, from the coding sequence ATGCGGGTGGCAATTTTACAGTTTCCCGGCTCCAACTGCGATACGGACGCCCTTCACGCCATGCGTGACGTCCTCGGCGTGGATGCCCAACTCGTCTGGCACAAAGAAGACTCCCTCAGCGGTTACGACGCAGTCGTGCTGCCGGGCGGCTTCTCCTACGGCGACTATTTACGCTGCGGCGCGATCGCGCGCTTCTCGCCGGTTATGACGGCGCTGAAGGCGTTCGCCGAAGCAGGCGGGCCGGTCATCGGCATCTGTAACGGCTTCCAGATCCTCTGTGAGGCCGGGCTGCTGCCGGGCGCTCTGGTGCGCAACACCTGCCTGGAGTTCCGCTGCATCACCTCCGAGCTCATCGTCGAGGACAGCAACGAGCTGTTTAACGCTGGCAAGCTCGGTGAACGCATCCGCATCCCCATCGCTCACGGCGAGGGGAACTACCGCATCGACGCCGAAGGGCTGGAAAAGCTCGAAGCCAACAAGCAAGTGCTTTTCCGCTACGCCGAGAACCCGAACGGCTCCCTCAACGACATCGCCGGTATCCGCTCGGAGCGCGGCAACGTCATCGGGATGATGCCGCACCCGGAGCGCGCGGTCGAGCCCTTCATGCCCAGCACCGACGGCCTGCCTATCCTGCGGGCCTTCCTCGAACTGGCCGCCGTAGCCACCTGA
- the purL gene encoding phosphoribosylformylglycinamidine synthase subunit PurL, with amino-acid sequence MSTASEQLPPNPDPLLNVPITPELVEKHGLTPKEYEMIKEIIGREPNLTELGVFSVMWSEHCSYKNSRPLLKTFPTQKADSDSPNQVLIKAGEENAGVIDIGDGWAICFKIESHNHPSAVEPFEGAATGVGGIIRDIFTMGARPVLLTNSLRFGDLSSAQSKRLFRGVVHGISHYGNCIGIPNVGGDVYFDECYEGNPLVNALCLGILRHDQIKRGAATGVGNPVYYVGPPTGRDGLGGASFASRELSEESAADRPAVQKGDPFMEKLLIEACLEMMAVDGLVVGIQDMGAAGLTCSTCETAGRGGSGIEIELDKVPQRETGMNSYEIMLSESQERMLVIVKKGREKELEAIFEKWDLHAVEIGTVTEGEDMVVNQHGKPVVKLPAAKLADEAPVYEREAKEPAYMAECRAWTSAMLPTPDKAMLESALGKLLSHPTIASKRWIYQQYDHMVMTGTVIEPGSDAAIVRLRLGKDTEKRIAIANDCNNRFCWADPYVGAKIAMAECVRNLACSGARALAMTNNLNFGNPNKPESFYMLKEGVRGLAEACRAFDLPVVGGNVSLYNENVNQKIDPTPVVSLAGIVDAPEHVTTQTVKGAGEMLVLLGGCPHELGGSYYLKVMHGLKTGAAPAVDLEAEKRLAACILSQIGAGRIKAAHDLSEGGLLTAVAEMLFAPGKTFGAKLDLASMADKAGRLDELLYGESQGRVLLSVSSNKVESVLDAATDAGIPAVVIGEVQEEPTLSCKAEDTLSWDVEALRTAWETSIEQVMAH; translated from the coding sequence ATGTCCACCGCTTCCGAACAACTGCCACCGAATCCGGATCCTCTCCTGAACGTGCCGATCACGCCCGAGCTGGTCGAAAAGCACGGCCTCACGCCCAAAGAGTACGAGATGATCAAAGAGATCATCGGCCGTGAGCCGAACCTGACCGAGCTGGGCGTCTTTTCGGTCATGTGGTCCGAGCACTGTTCGTATAAGAACTCCCGCCCGCTGCTGAAGACCTTCCCCACGCAGAAGGCCGACAGCGACTCGCCCAATCAGGTGCTGATCAAGGCCGGGGAGGAAAATGCCGGGGTCATCGACATCGGCGACGGCTGGGCCATCTGCTTCAAGATCGAGTCGCACAACCACCCCAGCGCGGTTGAGCCCTTCGAGGGGGCTGCTACCGGCGTCGGCGGCATCATCCGTGACATTTTCACCATGGGCGCGCGCCCGGTCCTGCTGACCAACTCGCTGCGCTTCGGCGACCTCTCCTCCGCCCAGTCCAAGCGGCTCTTCCGCGGCGTGGTGCACGGCATCTCCCACTACGGCAACTGCATCGGCATCCCCAATGTCGGCGGTGACGTGTACTTTGACGAATGCTACGAGGGCAACCCCCTCGTCAACGCCCTGTGCCTGGGCATCCTGCGCCACGACCAGATCAAGCGCGGTGCAGCCACCGGCGTCGGCAACCCCGTTTACTACGTCGGCCCGCCCACCGGGCGTGACGGCCTCGGCGGTGCCAGCTTCGCCAGCCGCGAGCTTTCGGAGGAATCTGCCGCTGACCGCCCCGCCGTGCAGAAGGGCGACCCGTTCATGGAAAAGCTGCTCATCGAGGCTTGCCTCGAGATGATGGCCGTCGATGGCCTCGTGGTCGGCATCCAGGACATGGGCGCAGCCGGGCTGACCTGCTCCACCTGTGAAACCGCCGGTCGCGGCGGTAGCGGGATCGAGATCGAGCTGGACAAGGTCCCGCAGCGCGAGACCGGCATGAACTCCTACGAGATCATGCTCTCCGAGAGCCAGGAGCGCATGCTCGTCATCGTCAAAAAGGGCCGTGAAAAGGAGCTGGAAGCCATCTTTGAAAAGTGGGACCTCCACGCCGTCGAGATCGGTACGGTGACTGAGGGCGAGGACATGGTCGTCAACCAGCACGGCAAGCCCGTGGTCAAGCTCCCCGCCGCCAAGCTGGCCGACGAGGCCCCCGTCTATGAGCGTGAAGCCAAGGAACCAGCCTATATGGCCGAGTGCCGCGCCTGGACCTCTGCCATGCTGCCGACTCCGGACAAGGCCATGCTCGAGTCCGCCCTCGGCAAGCTCCTCTCCCACCCGACCATCGCCAGCAAGCGCTGGATCTACCAGCAGTATGACCACATGGTCATGACCGGCACCGTCATTGAGCCCGGCTCGGACGCCGCTATCGTGCGCCTGCGCCTCGGCAAGGACACGGAGAAGCGCATTGCCATCGCCAATGACTGCAACAACCGCTTCTGCTGGGCCGACCCCTACGTCGGGGCCAAGATCGCCATGGCCGAGTGTGTGCGTAACCTCGCCTGCTCCGGTGCCCGCGCGCTGGCCATGACCAACAACCTGAATTTCGGTAACCCGAACAAGCCCGAGTCCTTCTACATGCTGAAGGAAGGCGTACGCGGACTCGCCGAGGCCTGCCGCGCCTTTGACCTGCCCGTCGTCGGCGGGAACGTCAGCCTCTACAACGAGAACGTCAACCAGAAGATCGACCCCACGCCGGTCGTTTCGCTGGCAGGTATCGTCGATGCGCCCGAGCATGTCACCACGCAGACCGTCAAGGGTGCGGGCGAGATGCTCGTCCTGCTCGGCGGCTGCCCGCATGAGCTCGGAGGCAGCTACTACCTGAAGGTCATGCACGGCCTCAAGACCGGGGCCGCTCCCGCTGTGGACCTGGAGGCCGAAAAGCGCCTGGCCGCCTGCATCCTCTCCCAGATCGGGGCCGGTCGCATCAAGGCTGCCCACGACCTCTCCGAGGGCGGGCTGCTCACCGCTGTGGCCGAAATGCTTTTCGCCCCCGGTAAGACCTTCGGGGCCAAGCTCGACCTCGCCAGCATGGCCGACAAGGCCGGGCGTCTGGACGAGCTGCTCTACGGCGAAAGCCAGGGCCGCGTCCTGCTCTCCGTGTCCTCGAACAAGGTCGAGTCCGTCCTCGACGCCGCCACCGACGCAGGCATCCCCGCCGTCGTCATCGGTGAAGTCCAGGAAGAGCCCACCCTCAGCTGCAAGGCCGAGGACACCCTCTCTTGGGACGTCGAAGCCCTCCGCACCGCCTGGGAAACCAGCATCGAGCAGGTCATGGCCCACTAG
- a CDS encoding HNH endonuclease produces the protein MNDTLSRRVLVLNRLWQAVNIVGVKRALSLLMQEHAQVIETSDGNFNILDAGQWIDYSLANPPQSDGEAIHTIRLRLRLPHVMLLRQYDKVPTKEVKFNRQNVFERDGYVCQYCGGHFHERDLNLDHIIPRDVGGRTTWENIVTSCIKCNTRKANRLPHQAGMHLNRKPNRPRWKPFVQTVPADNREDGWEYFLK, from the coding sequence ATGAATGACACGCTATCCAGAAGGGTCTTGGTCTTAAACCGCCTCTGGCAAGCCGTCAATATTGTCGGGGTCAAACGGGCGCTGAGTCTCCTGATGCAGGAGCACGCCCAAGTCATTGAAACCAGTGACGGAAATTTCAACATCCTCGACGCCGGGCAGTGGATCGACTACTCACTGGCCAATCCACCACAGAGCGACGGTGAGGCCATTCACACCATCCGCCTGCGCCTGCGGCTGCCACACGTCATGCTGCTGCGCCAGTATGACAAGGTCCCGACCAAGGAGGTAAAATTTAACCGGCAAAACGTCTTCGAGCGCGACGGGTATGTCTGCCAGTACTGCGGGGGGCACTTTCACGAGCGCGACCTCAATCTGGACCACATCATCCCCCGCGATGTGGGCGGCCGCACCACCTGGGAGAACATCGTCACCTCCTGCATCAAGTGCAACACCCGCAAGGCTAACCGCCTCCCCCACCAGGCCGGGATGCACCTGAACCGCAAGCCCAACCGCCCGCGCTGGAAACCTTTCGTCCAGACCGTCCCCGCCGATAACCGCGAAGACGGCTGGGAATACTTCCTCAAGTAG
- a CDS encoding HAD family hydrolase, with protein MTSSTNKLNNRNVVAVVWDFDKTLTPGYMQAPIFERYGIDEEHFWAEVNALPDIYAKRGLTVSRETVYLNHLLSFIKNGPLKGLQNCHLNELGGQIPFFPGLPEFFGQLKEFATSKPDYKKHEIRLEHYIISTGLAEMIRGSKIASAVDGIFACELIECPLPPYFSRQDELQIQTDFEISQIGVIVDNTIKTRYLFEINKGSNKNPAINVNAKMAQEDRRVPFSNMIYIADGPSDVPCFAVVRKAGGKTFAVYNPESEAEFAQNDRLCEDGRVHNYGPADYTPGSPTARWLRLQVAKICDRIVEEQEDLLARRVKQPPRHLHRDDDGDPAPESPAPQPELHLEQ; from the coding sequence ATGACGTCTTCAACCAACAAGCTGAACAACCGTAACGTGGTGGCGGTGGTCTGGGACTTCGACAAGACCCTGACCCCCGGCTACATGCAGGCGCCGATCTTCGAGCGCTACGGGATCGACGAGGAGCACTTCTGGGCCGAGGTTAACGCCCTGCCCGACATTTACGCCAAGCGCGGCCTCACCGTCTCCCGCGAGACGGTCTACCTCAACCACCTGCTCAGCTTCATCAAGAACGGCCCCCTCAAGGGACTGCAAAACTGCCACCTGAACGAGTTGGGCGGGCAAATCCCGTTTTTCCCCGGGCTGCCGGAGTTTTTCGGGCAGTTAAAGGAGTTCGCCACCTCGAAGCCGGACTATAAAAAGCACGAGATTCGCCTGGAGCACTACATCATCAGCACGGGCCTGGCCGAGATGATCCGCGGCAGCAAGATCGCCAGCGCGGTGGACGGCATTTTCGCCTGCGAGCTGATCGAGTGCCCCCTGCCGCCCTACTTCAGCCGCCAGGATGAGCTGCAGATCCAGACGGACTTCGAGATCAGCCAGATCGGCGTCATCGTGGATAACACGATCAAGACCCGCTACCTGTTCGAGATCAACAAGGGCTCCAACAAAAACCCGGCCATCAACGTCAACGCCAAGATGGCCCAGGAAGACCGCCGCGTGCCCTTCTCGAACATGATTTACATCGCCGACGGCCCCAGCGACGTGCCCTGCTTCGCCGTCGTCCGCAAGGCCGGGGGCAAAACCTTTGCCGTGTACAACCCCGAGAGCGAGGCCGAGTTCGCGCAAAACGACCGCCTCTGCGAGGACGGGCGCGTCCACAACTACGGCCCCGCCGACTACACCCCCGGCTCCCCCACCGCCCGCTGGCTGCGCCTGCAGGTGGCCAAGATTTGCGACCGCATCGTCGAAGAGCAGGAGGACCTGCTCGCCCGCCGTGTCAAACAGCCCCCGCGTCACCTGCACCGTGACGACGACGGCGACCCCGCCCCCGAATCCCCCGCCCCCCAGCCCGAGCTGCACCTGGAGCAGTAG
- a CDS encoding DegT/DnrJ/EryC1/StrS family aminotransferase has product MSQSFVPPLDLQSLLSPHREAIAEAVSEVIASCGYILGPKVEAFEQAFAAYCEAPHCIGVNSGTSALHLATRLLDIGPGDEVITTPYTFASSAWCVSYQGATPVFADIDPATFCLDPAAVEAAITPRTKAIVAVHLYGHPCEMDALKAICDKHGLALIEDAAQAHGARYKGKRVGSLGNMTCFSFYPTKNLPCAGEGGALVTDSDELDSHGRALRNHGSIERYFHHEVGYNYRMEALQGAVLGVLLPHLEGWTQARQRIAHRYHELLDGLPLELPREAEGCESVYHLYTVRAPERDKLIANLKEQGVGTSNHYPRAMHLQPCYEGLGYKEGSMPVAEKAAQQAVNLPMFPTMTDEQQDRVCAALRAYFR; this is encoded by the coding sequence ATGAGCCAATCGTTCGTACCGCCGCTGGACCTGCAGTCCCTGCTTTCCCCGCACCGCGAAGCTATCGCCGAAGCCGTTTCCGAGGTCATCGCCTCTTGTGGTTACATCCTCGGGCCGAAAGTCGAAGCCTTCGAGCAGGCTTTCGCCGCCTACTGCGAAGCCCCGCACTGCATCGGCGTCAACAGCGGCACCTCCGCGCTCCACCTGGCCACACGCCTGCTCGACATCGGCCCCGGCGACGAGGTCATCACGACGCCCTACACCTTTGCCTCCAGCGCCTGGTGCGTTTCCTATCAGGGCGCGACGCCGGTTTTCGCGGACATCGATCCGGCGACCTTCTGTCTGGACCCCGCTGCGGTCGAGGCAGCGATCACACCCCGCACCAAGGCCATCGTAGCCGTCCACCTCTACGGACATCCCTGCGAGATGGATGCGCTCAAGGCCATCTGCGACAAGCACGGTCTCGCCCTGATCGAGGACGCGGCCCAGGCCCACGGTGCCCGCTACAAGGGCAAGCGCGTCGGCTCGCTCGGTAACATGACCTGCTTCAGCTTTTACCCGACCAAAAACCTGCCCTGCGCCGGTGAAGGCGGGGCGCTCGTCACCGACAGCGACGAACTCGACAGCCACGGCCGGGCTCTGCGTAACCATGGCTCCATCGAGCGGTATTTCCACCACGAGGTCGGCTACAACTACCGGATGGAGGCCCTGCAGGGGGCCGTCCTCGGCGTCCTCCTGCCCCACCTCGAGGGTTGGACACAGGCGCGCCAGCGCATCGCCCACCGTTACCACGAGCTTTTGGACGGACTCCCGCTGGAGCTCCCGCGCGAAGCCGAGGGCTGCGAAAGCGTTTACCACCTTTACACCGTCCGCGCTCCCGAGCGCGACAAGCTCATCGCCAACCTCAAGGAGCAAGGCGTCGGCACCTCCAACCACTACCCGCGTGCCATGCACCTGCAGCCCTGCTACGAAGGTCTCGGCTACAAGGAAGGCTCCATGCCCGTGGCCGAAAAGGCCGCCCAGCAGGCCGTCAACCTGCCCATGTTCCCGACCATGACCGACGAGCAGCAGGACCGCGTCTGCGCCGCCCTGCGTGCGTATTTCAGATGA
- the prfA gene encoding peptide chain release factor 1: MEGIPDIAPFRTRKEELDAKMAEPDFFSDQRKAAELGREHTRLSEIIGMYDAAAKLEDDLAGNRALIGDPDADAELKELAEEEIAGLEEELAAKREELLLAMLPPDPSDSRNTIIEIRAGAGGDEASLFAGDLTRMYHRYADASGWKVEPMGASESDAGGFKEISFLITGEDVYKVLKYESGVHRVQRVPATEASGRIHTSTATVAVLPEAEEVDIEIKPEDLEITTTRASGAGGQHVNTTDSAVQMTHKPTGVTVYCADERSQHKNRAKALTVMRSRLLEAKQREEQEKYAADRRSQVGTGDRSERIRTYNFPQNRLTDHRIGLSLSLPPVMEGALDDLVEALRRADLQARLDAMNAGK, from the coding sequence ATGGAAGGCATCCCCGACATCGCACCGTTTCGCACCCGCAAGGAAGAACTCGACGCCAAGATGGCCGAGCCGGACTTTTTCTCCGACCAGCGCAAGGCCGCCGAGCTCGGGCGTGAGCATACCCGCTTGAGCGAGATCATCGGGATGTATGATGCCGCGGCCAAGCTCGAGGACGACCTGGCGGGAAACCGCGCCTTGATCGGTGACCCCGATGCTGATGCCGAGCTTAAGGAACTGGCCGAGGAGGAAATCGCCGGGCTGGAAGAAGAGCTGGCCGCCAAGCGTGAAGAGCTCCTGCTCGCCATGCTGCCGCCCGACCCGAGCGACTCGCGCAACACGATTATCGAAATCCGTGCCGGGGCTGGTGGGGACGAGGCCTCGCTCTTTGCCGGGGACCTCACCCGCATGTACCACCGCTACGCCGACGCCAGCGGCTGGAAGGTCGAGCCCATGGGCGCGAGCGAGTCTGACGCGGGCGGTTTTAAGGAAATCTCTTTTCTCATCACCGGCGAGGATGTCTACAAGGTGCTCAAGTACGAGTCCGGCGTCCACCGCGTGCAGCGTGTCCCGGCCACCGAGGCCAGCGGACGCATTCACACCTCGACCGCGACCGTGGCTGTGCTCCCCGAAGCTGAAGAGGTGGACATCGAGATCAAGCCCGAGGATCTGGAGATCACCACCACGCGCGCCAGCGGGGCGGGTGGCCAGCACGTCAACACCACCGACTCGGCCGTGCAGATGACCCACAAGCCGACCGGTGTCACCGTTTACTGCGCCGATGAGCGCTCCCAGCATAAGAACCGCGCCAAGGCGCTGACGGTGATGCGTTCGCGCCTGCTGGAGGCCAAGCAGCGTGAGGAGCAGGAAAAGTATGCCGCCGACCGCCGCAGCCAAGTCGGCACGGGTGACCGCTCCGAGCGTATCCGTACCTATAACTTTCCGCAGAATCGCCTGACCGATCACCGTATCGGCCTGAGCCTGTCCCTGCCCCCCGTGATGGAAGGGGCCCTCGACGACCTCGTCGAAGCTCTCCGCCGCGCCGACCTGCAGGCCCGCCTCGACGCGATGAACGCTGGCAAGTAA